One window from the genome of Carassius carassius chromosome 15, fCarCar2.1, whole genome shotgun sequence encodes:
- the gba1 gene encoding lysosomal acid glucosylceramidase: MRETLLFVLLTGLITIARADDCQALNFGHGSVVCACNATYCDSVGRTELPDPGQFLSYVSIKSGSRLVKTQGQFQKNSTGAVLRITLNPSQKYQRIKGFGGAMTDAAAMNILSLSSGAQDQLLRQYFSTDGIEYRFVRVPMASCDFSTRLYTYADTPEDYDLQNFTLAEEDIHMKIPLLQRAQALSAQPLNLFASAWSAPAWLKTNGALIGKGSLKGKPGGKEHKTWAQYYIKFLEEYGKHNLSFWGLTSGNEPTAGEMTNYSFQALGFTAETQRDWIALDLGPGLHSSSFPQTRLMILDDNRLLLPHWAKVVLSDVQAARYVHGIGFHWYLNNIAPPDITLTTTHHLYPEYFLFSTEACAGWNPLDRGVRLGSWDRAEDYAHDIIQDLNNFVTGWTDWNLALNQDGGPNWVKNFVDSPIIVDSNKDVFYKQPTFYSMAHFSKFLWEGSQRVGVSFSQHTSLEVSSYIRPDASAVLIILNRSEEEVRFEVWDQTLGFLPGSAPPHSILTLLWSRR; this comes from the exons ATGCGAGAGACGCTTCTGTTCGTTCTGCTGACTGGACTGATCACTATAGCGAGAG CTGACGACTGTCAAGCTCTGAATTTCGGTCATGGTTCGGTTGTGTGCGCGTGCAATGCGACATACTGCGATTCTGTGGGCAGGACTGAGTTGCCAGATCCCGGTCAGTTCTTGTCATATGTCAGCATTAAATCTGGCAGCAGACTCGTAAAGACTCAAGGCCAGTTCCAGAAGAACAGCACCGGTGCAG TTCTCCGAATCACTCTGAATCCCAGTCAGAAGTATCAGCGCATTAAAGGATTTGGGGGAGCCATGACAGATGCAGCAGCTATGAATATTCTGTCCCTGTCCTCTGGAGCTCAGGACCAGCTGCTCAGACAGTACTTCTCCACAGATG GTATAGAGTACCGTTTCGTGAGAGTGCCGATGGCCAGTTGTGATTTCTCAACTCGCCTCTACACGTACGCTGACACTCCAGAAGACTACGATCTCCAGAACTTCACCCTGGCTGAAGAGGATATTCACATGAAG ATTCCCCTGCTGCAGCGGGCACAGGCTCTCTCTGCTCAGCCTCTCAATCTGTTCGCCAGTGCTTGGAGCGCCCCCGCCTGGCTGAAGACCAATGGGGCGCTGATTGGCAAAGGCTCTCTCAAAGGCAAGCCAGGAGGCAAAGAGCACAAGACCTGGGCCCAGTACTACATTAA ATTTCTAGAGGAATATGGGAAACATAATCTTTCTTTCTGGGGGTTGACATCAGGAAACGAGCCCACTGCAGGCGAAATGACAAATTACAGTTTTCAGGCTTTGGGTTTTACTGCGGAGACGCAGCGTGACTGGATTGCCCTGGATCTGGGTCCAGGGCTCCATTCCTCATCCTTTCCCCAGACCCGCCTTATGATCCTCGATGACAACCGACTTCTGCTTCCACACTGGGCTAAAGTG GTTCTGAGTGATGTACAAGCAGCACGTTATGTCCACGGGATTGGATTTCACTGGTATCTGAACAACATTGCACCACCTGACATCACCCTGACTACCACGCACCACCTCTACCCAGAGTACTTCCTGTTTTCAACCGAGGCGTGTGCTGGGTGGAACCCGCTGGATCGCGGGGTGCGTCTGGGCAGCTGGGACCGAGCAGAAGATTATGCACATGACATCATACAG GACCTGAATAACTTTGTGACTGGCTGGACAGACTGGAACCTGGCCCTTAATCAGGATGGAGGGCCAAATTGGGTTAAGAACTTTGTGGACAGCCCTATTATTGTGGACTCAAATAAAGACGTCTTCTACAAGCAGCCCACCTTCTACAGCATGGCCCACTTCAG CAAGTTCCTATGGGAGGGGTCACAGAGAGTGGGCGTGTCCTTCAGTCAGCACACCAGCCTGGAAGTTTCTTCCTATATCAGACCTGATGCCTCAGCCGTGCTAATCATTCTCAACAG GTCTGAAGAGGAGGTGCGGTTTGAAGTTTGGGATCAAACGCTGGGCTTTCTGCCAGGAAGTGCTCCACCTCATTCCATCCTCACACTACTGTGGAGCAGACGCTGA